Proteins from one Microbacterium faecale genomic window:
- a CDS encoding BMP family lipoprotein, which translates to MKTIKRTALGGLAVVSAGILLAGCGAAPEESAGTGDGANEDAAPDFLPCIVSDFGGFDDKSFNQLSSEGVEEAANELGVEFKPVESNAETDYEPNLNSLVAQGCDAITSVGFALAPATVDAANANPEVDFILIDDLGDTDFDGTTDAETIKPVLYDTAQAAFLAGYLSAGYSESGTVGTFGGQEFPTVTIFMDGFLQGVEHYNEEKGADVEVVGWDGSTGSFTGGFSAGPEAKTVAQNIIDQGVDVIMPVGGPIYQSALQAIKESDRDIALIGTDADLFVSDPDTEDFVLTSVLKNMHLSAYEAVMASANDEFDTEAYVGTLENDGVGIADFHNFADKVDSELAAEVEALQEAIIAGDITVESYLD; encoded by the coding sequence ATGAAGACGATCAAGCGCACGGCCCTGGGGGGCCTCGCAGTTGTCAGCGCCGGGATCCTGCTCGCGGGATGCGGCGCCGCACCCGAGGAGTCCGCCGGGACCGGCGACGGTGCGAACGAAGACGCGGCACCCGACTTCCTGCCGTGCATCGTTTCCGACTTCGGCGGATTCGATGACAAGTCGTTCAACCAGCTGTCGAGCGAGGGCGTCGAGGAGGCCGCGAACGAGCTCGGCGTCGAGTTCAAGCCGGTCGAGTCGAACGCCGAGACCGACTACGAGCCGAACCTCAACAGTCTCGTGGCCCAGGGCTGCGACGCGATCACCTCGGTGGGCTTCGCGCTCGCTCCGGCCACGGTCGACGCCGCCAACGCCAACCCCGAGGTCGACTTCATCCTGATCGACGACCTCGGCGACACCGACTTCGACGGGACGACTGACGCCGAGACGATCAAGCCCGTGCTCTACGACACGGCGCAGGCGGCGTTCCTGGCCGGCTACCTCTCGGCCGGTTACTCGGAGTCGGGCACGGTCGGCACGTTTGGCGGGCAGGAGTTCCCGACCGTGACGATCTTCATGGACGGCTTCCTGCAGGGCGTCGAGCACTACAACGAGGAGAAGGGCGCCGACGTCGAGGTCGTCGGCTGGGATGGCAGCACCGGCTCCTTCACGGGCGGCTTCAGTGCCGGTCCCGAGGCGAAGACGGTCGCGCAGAACATCATCGACCAGGGCGTCGACGTGATCATGCCCGTCGGCGGACCGATCTACCAGTCGGCGCTCCAGGCGATCAAGGAATCGGACCGCGACATCGCCCTCATCGGCACTGACGCCGACCTGTTCGTCAGCGACCCCGACACCGAGGACTTCGTGCTCACGTCGGTGCTGAAGAACATGCATCTCTCGGCGTATGAGGCGGTCATGGCCAGCGCGAACGATGAGTTCGACACCGAGGCGTACGTCGGCACGCTCGAGAACGACGGCGTCGGCATCGCCGACTTCCACAACTTCGCGGACAAGGTCGACAGCGAGCTCGCCGCCGAGGTGGAGGCGCTCCAGGAGGCCATCATCGCGGGTGACATCACGGTCGAGTCCTACCTCGACTGA
- a CDS encoding ABC transporter ATP-binding protein: MKLELRGITKRFGALTANDSIDLTVEPGEIHSLLGENGAGKSTLMNVLYGLYQADEGDILLDDVVQNFDGPGDAMAAGIGMVHQHFMLVPVFTVAENVMLGHEETGFAGTLDIGAAREKVREISDRFGFDVDPDAIVEDLPVGVQQRVEIIKALSRDAHVLVFDEPTAVLTPQETDELMETMRRLRDGGTSIVFITHKLREVREVSDRITVIRLGKVVGEAEPTASNAELASLMVGRAVELTVAKDAPKLGDDALVVDGLTVTDSVGTVVVDDVSFSVRGGEILAVVGVQGNGQTELTEAIVGLQDRVGGSIRLNGNELLGRSVREILDAGVGFVPEDRSVDGLVKEFSIAENLMLDRSHGAPFVSAGSVQLRDLERFAIEKIDEFDIRTQGPAQPAGFLSGGNQQKVVLARELSRELSLFIAAQPTRGVDVGSIEFIHTRIVGTRDAGIPVVVISTELDEAAALADRIMVMYRGKVVGIVPGDTSREEIGLMMAGMEAGAEGAAS, encoded by the coding sequence ATGAAGCTCGAACTGCGCGGCATCACGAAGAGGTTCGGCGCGCTCACCGCCAACGACAGCATCGACCTCACGGTCGAGCCCGGCGAGATTCACTCGCTTCTCGGCGAGAACGGCGCGGGCAAGTCGACACTCATGAACGTCCTCTACGGCCTCTATCAGGCCGATGAGGGAGACATCCTGCTGGACGACGTCGTCCAGAACTTCGACGGTCCCGGCGATGCCATGGCGGCCGGGATCGGCATGGTGCACCAGCACTTCATGCTCGTACCCGTCTTCACCGTCGCCGAGAACGTCATGCTCGGCCACGAGGAGACCGGGTTCGCGGGCACGCTCGACATCGGCGCCGCCCGCGAGAAGGTCCGCGAGATCTCCGATCGGTTCGGCTTCGACGTCGATCCGGACGCGATCGTGGAGGATCTGCCCGTCGGCGTGCAGCAGCGCGTGGAGATCATCAAAGCGCTGTCGCGCGACGCGCATGTGCTCGTCTTCGATGAGCCGACCGCTGTGCTCACGCCGCAGGAGACCGACGAGCTGATGGAGACGATGCGCCGGCTGCGAGACGGCGGCACGTCGATCGTGTTCATCACGCACAAGCTGCGCGAGGTGCGCGAGGTCTCGGACCGCATCACGGTCATCCGTCTCGGCAAGGTCGTCGGTGAGGCGGAGCCCACCGCGTCGAACGCCGAGCTCGCGTCCCTCATGGTCGGTCGCGCCGTGGAGCTCACGGTCGCGAAGGACGCCCCGAAGCTCGGCGATGACGCACTCGTCGTCGACGGCCTGACCGTCACCGACAGCGTCGGCACGGTCGTCGTGGACGACGTCTCGTTCTCCGTGCGCGGGGGCGAGATCCTCGCCGTCGTGGGTGTGCAGGGCAACGGCCAGACAGAGCTCACGGAGGCCATCGTCGGCCTGCAAGATCGCGTCGGCGGCAGCATTCGCCTCAACGGGAACGAGCTCCTCGGCCGCTCCGTGCGCGAGATCCTCGACGCCGGCGTCGGCTTCGTGCCGGAAGACCGCAGCGTCGATGGCCTCGTCAAGGAGTTCTCGATCGCCGAGAACCTCATGCTCGACCGCTCCCACGGTGCGCCGTTCGTCTCGGCTGGCAGCGTGCAGCTGCGCGACCTCGAACGTTTCGCGATCGAGAAGATCGACGAGTTCGACATCCGGACACAGGGACCTGCGCAGCCGGCGGGCTTCCTGTCGGGCGGAAACCAGCAGAAGGTCGTCCTCGCACGCGAGCTGAGCCGCGAGCTGTCGCTGTTCATCGCCGCGCAGCCGACCCGCGGCGTCGACGTCGGATCCATCGAGTTCATCCATACGCGCATCGTCGGCACACGCGACGCCGGGATCCCGGTCGTCGTCATCTCGACGGAGCTCGACGAAGCGGCGGCCCTCGCCGACCGGATCATGGTCATGTACCGCGGAAAGGTGGTCGGCATCGTGCCCGGCGACACGTCCCGAGAGGAGATCGGCCTGATGATGGCCGGCATGGAGGCCGGCGCCGAGGGAGCAGCCTCATGA
- a CDS encoding ABC transporter permease — protein sequence MSVVDTERRETEPSRWHRAFQQITTGNGAIAVLSIVLALLAGTVLIAITDEQVQEAAGYFFARPGDTLAALWAAAAGAYIALFEGAIYNAGADSFAVAIRPLTESLKFATPLIAAGLGVGLAFRAGLFNIGGQGQMLMAAAAAGYVGAYMNLPIGLHLVVALVAGVIAGGIWAGIAGLLKARTGAHEVILTIMLNHIAFYLLAWMLATRGILQAPGSSNPKTAAMQDTAVLPQLLGDRFNLHAGFILALIAVAFTWWLLERSSLGFRLRAVGENPHAARTAGISVGGSYVVVMLIAGGLVGLAGVTQVLGTVTNGFGGDIDAGMGFDAITVALLGRSSPIGILFAGLLFGAFKAGGFWMQADQQVPNEVVLVVQSLIVLFIAAPPLVRAIFRLPQPGARARRRQRTAKGASL from the coding sequence ATGAGCGTCGTCGACACCGAGCGGCGCGAGACCGAGCCGTCGCGCTGGCACCGCGCGTTCCAGCAGATCACGACCGGCAACGGCGCCATCGCCGTGCTCTCGATCGTGCTCGCGCTGCTGGCCGGAACCGTTCTCATCGCCATCACCGACGAGCAGGTGCAGGAGGCGGCGGGCTACTTCTTCGCGCGGCCGGGGGACACCCTCGCCGCCCTGTGGGCCGCGGCTGCGGGCGCGTACATCGCGCTGTTCGAAGGGGCGATCTACAACGCGGGTGCCGACAGCTTCGCCGTCGCGATCCGCCCCCTCACGGAGTCGCTGAAGTTCGCCACGCCGCTCATCGCTGCGGGTCTCGGCGTCGGCCTCGCGTTCCGGGCCGGGCTGTTCAACATCGGTGGCCAGGGGCAGATGCTCATGGCGGCCGCCGCTGCCGGATACGTCGGCGCGTACATGAATCTGCCGATCGGTCTGCACCTCGTCGTCGCCCTCGTCGCGGGCGTGATCGCCGGTGGCATCTGGGCCGGCATCGCCGGACTGCTGAAGGCACGCACCGGGGCGCACGAAGTGATCCTGACGATCATGCTCAACCACATCGCCTTCTATCTGCTCGCGTGGATGCTCGCGACGCGCGGGATCCTGCAGGCACCCGGTTCGAGCAACCCGAAGACCGCGGCGATGCAGGACACTGCCGTTCTGCCGCAGCTGCTCGGCGACCGGTTCAACCTGCACGCAGGCTTCATCCTCGCCCTCATCGCCGTCGCCTTCACCTGGTGGCTGCTCGAGCGCTCGAGTCTCGGGTTCCGGCTGCGCGCGGTCGGCGAGAATCCGCACGCCGCACGCACGGCCGGCATCAGCGTGGGCGGTTCCTACGTCGTCGTGATGCTGATCGCGGGAGGCCTCGTGGGCCTCGCCGGAGTGACCCAGGTGCTCGGCACCGTCACGAACGGCTTCGGCGGGGACATCGACGCCGGCATGGGCTTCGACGCGATCACCGTCGCGCTCCTCGGCCGGTCTTCGCCCATCGGCATCCTCTTCGCCGGGCTGCTGTTCGGCGCGTTCAAGGCCGGCGGGTTCTGGATGCAGGCCGATCAGCAGGTGCCGAACGAGGTCGTCCTCGTCGTGCAGTCGCTCATCGTGCTCTTCATCGCGGCGCCCCCGCTCGTCCGGGCGATCTTCCGCCTGCCCCAGCCGGGTGCCCGCGCGCGGAGACGCCAGCGCACGGCGAAGGGAGCATCGCTATGA
- a CDS encoding ABC transporter permease translates to MSATAHAVVSDEQRHVAVISWKAPVIFGVFTVLFALLPLIGPREGDSTFRLVRSAAAAIQLPDLVLPSNATAWVCVVLMAASTVLAVVLTKSHRAMPLWLIAAYVAFLLIGFLSWASAGGTLPMIGLLGGALALATPLVFGALSGVIGERAGVINIAIEAQLLSGAFTGAIVGSVTKSPWAGLVGAILAGMLVGLVLAVFAITYFVSQIIVGVVLNVLVIGLTTFFFSTVMSDNPDLLNSPEVFPTIPIPLLSEIPVLGPVLFRQTIITYLMYVVVFAVSYGLYRTRWGLRLRAVGEHPQAADTVGIKVRATRYRAVMLGGAIAGMGGAFYTLVSNPQFGREMTAGAGFIALAAMIFGKWDPIRAALAALLFGFATNLQGVLSVIGSPVPSQFMLMLPYVVTLFAVAGLVGRSRPPAANGQPYIKS, encoded by the coding sequence ATGAGTGCCACCGCGCACGCCGTCGTGAGCGATGAACAGCGCCACGTCGCCGTCATCTCGTGGAAGGCACCGGTGATCTTCGGTGTCTTCACGGTGCTGTTCGCCCTCCTTCCGCTGATCGGACCGCGTGAGGGCGACAGCACGTTCCGCCTCGTCCGGAGCGCCGCGGCCGCGATCCAACTGCCGGACCTCGTGCTGCCCTCGAACGCCACGGCGTGGGTCTGCGTCGTGCTGATGGCCGCCTCGACGGTGCTTGCCGTCGTGCTCACGAAGTCGCATCGCGCGATGCCGCTGTGGCTCATCGCGGCCTACGTCGCGTTCCTGCTCATCGGCTTCCTCTCGTGGGCGTCCGCCGGCGGTACGCTGCCGATGATCGGCCTGCTCGGCGGCGCCCTCGCTCTCGCGACCCCGCTCGTCTTCGGCGCCCTGAGCGGCGTGATCGGCGAGCGCGCCGGCGTCATCAACATCGCGATCGAGGCGCAGCTGCTCTCGGGCGCCTTCACGGGCGCGATCGTCGGATCCGTGACGAAGTCGCCATGGGCGGGGCTCGTCGGAGCGATCCTTGCGGGAATGCTCGTCGGGCTCGTGCTCGCGGTGTTCGCGATCACCTACTTCGTCAGCCAGATCATCGTCGGTGTGGTGCTGAACGTCCTCGTCATCGGCCTGACGACGTTCTTCTTCAGTACCGTCATGAGCGACAACCCCGACCTGCTGAACTCACCCGAGGTGTTCCCGACGATCCCGATTCCGCTGCTGAGCGAGATCCCGGTCCTGGGCCCCGTGCTGTTCCGACAGACGATCATCACGTACCTCATGTATGTCGTGGTGTTCGCCGTCTCCTACGGTCTGTACCGCACGCGCTGGGGCCTGCGCCTTCGCGCGGTGGGCGAGCACCCGCAGGCGGCAGACACCGTCGGCATCAAGGTCCGCGCGACCCGCTACCGCGCGGTGATGCTCGGCGGCGCCATCGCTGGCATGGGGGGAGCGTTCTATACGCTCGTGTCGAACCCGCAGTTCGGCCGAGAGATGACCGCCGGTGCGGGCTTCATCGCGCTCGCGGCCATGATCTTCGGAAAGTGGGATCCGATCCGTGCCGCGCTCGCCGCGCTGCTGTTCGGGTTCGCCACCAACCTGCAGGGCGTGCTCAGCGTGATCGGATCGCCCGTGCCCAGCCAGTTCATGCTCATGCTGCCGTACGTCGTGACGCTGTTCGCGGTCGCCGGGCTCGTGGGCCGTTCGCGACCCCCGGCGGCCAACGGCCAGCCGTACATCAAGAGCTAG
- a CDS encoding cytidine deaminase, giving the protein MDVDWDELREVAVAAMRNAYVPYSHYPVGAAALVDDGRVVAGCNTENASYGVGLCAECGLVSNLAMTGGGRLVAFVCVNGDGETIMPCGRCRQLLNEHAHPTMLLETVSGVRTIDEVLPDAFGPRDLDRFAQ; this is encoded by the coding sequence ATGGACGTCGATTGGGACGAGCTGCGCGAGGTCGCCGTGGCCGCCATGCGCAACGCTTACGTGCCGTATTCGCACTATCCGGTCGGGGCGGCGGCTCTCGTGGACGACGGCCGCGTCGTCGCCGGCTGCAACACCGAGAACGCCTCCTACGGCGTCGGGCTGTGCGCCGAGTGCGGGCTCGTGTCGAACCTCGCGATGACCGGCGGGGGCCGGCTCGTCGCCTTCGTATGCGTCAACGGCGACGGCGAGACCATCATGCCGTGCGGGCGCTGTCGCCAGCTGCTCAATGAGCACGCGCATCCGACCATGCTCCTCGAGACTGTCTCGGGGGTCCGCACGATCGACGAGGTGCTGCCCGACGCATTCGGGCCCCGCGACCTCGACCGCTTCGCCCAGTAA
- a CDS encoding thymidine phosphorylase has product MTEPFDAVDVIRAKRDGGAVAEPALRWMIDAYTREYVSDAQMSAFGMAVLLNGMTREEIRVMTDAMINSGERMSFAGLGKPTADKHSTGGVGDKITLPLAPLVAAHGVAVPQLSGRGLGHTGGTLDKLESIPGWRAALTNDEMFAQLRGSVGAVICAAGSGLAPADKRLYALRDVTGIVEAIPLIASSIMSKKIAEGTESLVLDVKFGSGAFMKDAERARELATTMVALGTDSGVKTTALLTDMNVPLGRTVGNANEVRESVEVLAGGGPADVVELTVALAREMLQMSGVDADPADALADGRAMDVWRNMIRAQDGDPDAALPTPRETHVVTADRDGILVSLDAFEVGLAAWRLGTGRARATDPVVHAAGIDLHAKPGDAVRAGDPLFTLNADDAGRFDRALDALAGSYEIGDTAPEVAPIVRDRITAA; this is encoded by the coding sequence ATGACCGAGCCCTTCGACGCCGTTGATGTGATCCGTGCCAAGCGCGACGGCGGGGCCGTCGCCGAGCCCGCGCTGCGGTGGATGATCGACGCCTACACGCGCGAGTACGTCTCCGATGCGCAGATGTCGGCCTTCGGAATGGCGGTGCTGCTCAACGGCATGACGCGCGAGGAGATCCGCGTCATGACCGACGCGATGATCAACTCCGGGGAGCGGATGAGTTTCGCGGGTCTCGGCAAGCCCACGGCGGACAAGCACTCGACGGGTGGCGTCGGCGACAAGATCACGCTGCCACTGGCCCCCCTCGTTGCCGCACACGGCGTCGCGGTGCCGCAGCTGTCGGGCCGTGGCCTCGGGCACACGGGCGGCACGCTCGACAAGCTCGAGTCGATTCCCGGGTGGCGCGCGGCGCTCACGAACGACGAGATGTTCGCGCAGCTGCGAGGATCCGTCGGCGCCGTCATCTGCGCGGCCGGCTCCGGCCTCGCGCCCGCCGACAAGCGGCTGTACGCGCTTCGCGACGTCACCGGCATCGTCGAGGCGATCCCGCTGATCGCCTCGAGCATCATGTCGAAGAAGATCGCCGAGGGCACCGAGTCGCTCGTGCTCGACGTGAAGTTCGGCTCCGGAGCCTTCATGAAGGACGCCGAGCGGGCGCGCGAGCTCGCCACGACGATGGTCGCGCTGGGCACTGACTCGGGCGTGAAGACCACGGCGCTGCTCACCGATATGAACGTGCCGCTCGGCCGCACGGTCGGCAACGCGAACGAGGTCCGCGAGTCGGTCGAGGTGCTGGCGGGAGGCGGTCCGGCGGATGTCGTCGAGCTCACCGTCGCGCTCGCGCGCGAGATGCTGCAGATGTCCGGCGTCGACGCGGACCCGGCCGATGCGCTCGCCGACGGTCGCGCGATGGACGTGTGGCGCAACATGATCCGCGCCCAGGACGGCGACCCCGACGCCGCGCTGCCGACCCCGCGCGAGACGCACGTCGTCACGGCCGACCGTGACGGGATCCTCGTCTCGCTCGACGCGTTCGAGGTTGGTCTCGCGGCCTGGCGTCTCGGCACGGGACGCGCGCGCGCGACAGATCCCGTCGTGCATGCCGCCGGCATCGATCTGCACGCGAAGCCCGGCGACGCCGTACGCGCGGGGGATCCGCTGTTCACGCTCAACGCGGACGACGCGGGGCGCTTCGATCGCGCGCTCGACGCCCTGGCGGGTTCGTACGAGATCGGCGATACTGCTCCCGAGGTCGCGCCCATCGTGCGCGACCGCATCACCGCAGCCTGA
- a CDS encoding adenosine deaminase encodes MARAQRNGRQPRREATVDGVPIRSLPKVSLHDHLDGGVRASTVFELATAAGLELPVDTSRALGEWFAEQSASDSLVDYLKTFELTVAVMQSADDLTRIAREFVADLANDGVVYGEVRWAPEQHQAGGLELEDAVQAVQDGIAQGEEAAEEAGRPIRVNQILSAMRSGTRSLEIARLALDFRDEGVVAFDLAGPEDGHPPADHAEALDLLAAEFFPVTLHAGEAAGLDSIRSALIDGRALRLGHGVRIAEDLEEVASEGDEVRVSFGDLARWVRDREIALELAPTSNLGTGAIARWGTSLEDHPFDLLYQLGFAVTVNTDNRLMSRTTLTRELARLVDAFEYDLDDLLEFQLNAAAAAFLPVEQREELIDIVTEGFER; translated from the coding sequence ATGGCACGTGCGCAGAGGAACGGCCGTCAGCCGCGTCGCGAGGCGACGGTGGACGGCGTGCCCATCCGCAGCCTTCCCAAGGTGTCGCTGCACGATCACCTCGACGGCGGGGTGCGCGCGTCGACGGTGTTCGAGCTCGCGACCGCCGCGGGCCTCGAACTGCCGGTCGACACCTCGCGTGCGCTCGGGGAGTGGTTCGCCGAGCAGTCCGCGTCGGACTCGCTCGTCGACTACCTGAAGACGTTCGAGCTGACGGTCGCGGTCATGCAGTCGGCCGACGATCTCACGCGCATTGCCCGCGAGTTCGTGGCGGACCTCGCGAACGACGGCGTGGTCTACGGCGAGGTGCGGTGGGCTCCCGAGCAGCACCAGGCCGGAGGGCTCGAGCTCGAGGATGCGGTGCAGGCCGTACAGGACGGAATCGCACAGGGCGAGGAGGCCGCGGAGGAGGCGGGGCGTCCCATCCGGGTCAACCAGATCCTCTCCGCCATGCGCAGCGGGACGCGCTCGCTCGAGATCGCGCGCCTCGCGCTCGACTTCCGCGACGAGGGCGTCGTCGCGTTCGACCTGGCGGGTCCCGAAGACGGTCATCCGCCGGCGGACCACGCCGAGGCGCTCGACCTGCTTGCGGCCGAGTTCTTCCCCGTGACGCTGCACGCGGGGGAGGCGGCGGGGCTCGACTCGATCCGTTCCGCCCTCATCGACGGGCGCGCGCTGCGGCTCGGCCATGGTGTGCGCATCGCGGAGGACCTGGAGGAAGTCGCCTCGGAAGGCGACGAGGTGCGGGTCAGCTTCGGGGATCTCGCGCGTTGGGTGCGCGACCGCGAGATCGCGCTCGAGCTCGCGCCCACGTCGAATCTCGGCACGGGAGCCATCGCGCGATGGGGAACGTCGCTCGAGGATCACCCGTTCGACCTGCTCTATCAGCTCGGCTTCGCGGTGACGGTGAACACCGACAACCGGCTCATGAGCCGCACGACGCTCACGCGCGAGCTCGCGCGCCTTGTCGACGCCTTCGAGTACGACCTCGACGACCTGCTCGAGTTTCAGCTCAACGCGGCCGCGGCCGCGTTCCTCCCTGTGGAGCAGCGCGAGGAGCTCATCGATATCGTCACGGAGGGCTTCGAGCGCTGA
- a CDS encoding helix-turn-helix domain-containing protein translates to MSTNDEPGPQRKHRVLDAGALRALGHPLRVKIYEALSQRGPQTASTLAAALDESSGATSYHLRTLARHGLIQEDTEQPSGRERWWRRTPGGVTVSDEAVKGSPAGEAAMQLAVAELLRHRYDEAMQFFTTRIDREPTEWRDASIATTSGVPMTAAQAKDLTEKLQAVIDAAADTYREQVGDGVRHVTVRADVFPLAEHNTSKERTP, encoded by the coding sequence ATGAGCACGAACGACGAACCAGGGCCGCAGCGCAAGCACCGGGTGCTGGACGCCGGGGCGCTGCGCGCGCTCGGCCACCCCCTGCGAGTGAAGATCTACGAGGCCCTCAGCCAGCGTGGACCGCAGACCGCGAGCACCCTCGCGGCCGCCCTCGACGAGTCCTCGGGCGCCACGAGCTATCACCTCCGCACACTCGCTCGTCACGGGCTGATCCAGGAGGACACGGAGCAGCCCTCAGGACGGGAGCGCTGGTGGAGGCGCACCCCCGGCGGCGTCACCGTCTCCGACGAGGCCGTGAAGGGCTCGCCTGCCGGGGAAGCGGCGATGCAGCTCGCCGTCGCGGAACTGCTGCGGCACCGCTATGACGAGGCGATGCAGTTCTTCACCACGCGCATCGACCGCGAGCCGACCGAGTGGCGCGACGCGAGCATCGCCACGACCTCGGGGGTCCCGATGACCGCGGCCCAGGCGAAGGACCTGACCGAGAAGCTCCAGGCGGTCATCGACGCGGCAGCAGACACCTATCGGGAGCAGGTCGGAGACGGCGTGCGCCATGTCACCGTCCGAGCCGATGTCTTCCCCCTGGCGGAGCACAACACGTCGAAGGAGCGGACACCATGA
- a CDS encoding multidrug effflux MFS transporter, producing the protein MRAESRSTVFLIGLLTLIPPLAIDFHLPAMPRMTEDLGTTDSAALMTVSACFLGFCIGQLVIGSLSDRVGRRMPLLVGTVAFSLSSFACMLAPSVELLLALRTLQGIAGSAALVIARAIVRDLFTGIEAARVFSALGAITVIAPILGPPLGGLLLLWTDWRGLFAALGIAGIALAAMVWIWIPDTLRVEHRTTGGAAGQFRQYAAVLSRSPFLAVVLANGFAALSLFMYVSMGSHVLQNEYGLSAQGYSLVFAGGALGMLVATQVNRVLLTRGVAVRTLVTLTVSAAVVGSVLVALAALAHAPRWVLIGAVVIAVMPHGATVANMFSIGLSPFARGAGTASALLGSLQFAFGGIVPPIIAALAGADAIVMGVTMASTTVVALAILVVWVRPRPATR; encoded by the coding sequence GTGCGCGCAGAGTCCAGATCGACGGTTTTCTTGATCGGACTGCTGACGCTCATCCCCCCGCTGGCGATCGACTTCCATCTGCCGGCGATGCCGCGGATGACGGAGGATCTCGGCACGACCGACTCTGCCGCGCTGATGACGGTGAGCGCGTGTTTCCTTGGTTTCTGCATCGGCCAGCTCGTGATCGGCTCCCTCAGTGATCGAGTCGGCAGGCGCATGCCGCTGCTCGTGGGCACCGTCGCGTTCTCCCTGTCATCGTTCGCCTGCATGCTCGCCCCGTCGGTCGAGCTGCTTCTTGCGCTCCGGACGCTGCAGGGGATCGCGGGATCCGCGGCTCTCGTGATCGCGCGCGCGATCGTCCGAGATCTCTTCACCGGCATCGAGGCGGCGCGCGTGTTCTCGGCGCTCGGGGCCATTACGGTCATCGCGCCGATCCTCGGGCCTCCCCTCGGCGGCCTTCTCCTGCTCTGGACCGACTGGCGGGGTCTGTTTGCGGCGCTGGGGATCGCGGGGATCGCGCTCGCGGCGATGGTGTGGATCTGGATCCCCGACACACTCCGCGTCGAGCACCGCACGACGGGCGGCGCGGCCGGGCAGTTCCGTCAGTACGCCGCCGTGCTGTCGCGGTCGCCGTTCCTGGCCGTTGTGCTCGCGAACGGTTTCGCCGCGCTGTCGCTCTTCATGTACGTGTCGATGGGCTCGCACGTGCTGCAGAACGAGTACGGGCTGAGCGCGCAGGGTTACTCGCTCGTCTTCGCGGGCGGCGCGCTGGGGATGCTCGTCGCCACGCAGGTGAACCGGGTGCTGCTCACACGCGGCGTGGCCGTGCGGACGCTGGTGACTCTCACCGTCTCGGCGGCGGTCGTCGGATCCGTGCTCGTTGCGCTCGCGGCCCTCGCCCACGCGCCGCGGTGGGTGCTCATCGGCGCGGTCGTCATCGCTGTGATGCCGCACGGTGCAACCGTCGCGAACATGTTCTCGATCGGCCTGTCGCCGTTCGCCCGCGGCGCGGGAACCGCGTCCGCCCTGCTCGGGTCGCTCCAGTTCGCCTTCGGCGGGATCGTGCCGCCGATCATCGCGGCACTCGCGGGGGCCGACGCCATCGTGATGGGCGTCACGATGGCGTCGACGACGGTTGTCGCACTCGCGATCCTCGTCGTCTGGGTTCGGCCGCGCCCTGCTACGCGATAG
- a CDS encoding HpcH/HpaI aldolase family protein: MSLRLTPTLRHRLAASDRALFGGWVCSGSPVMAEIMAGSGLDWLLIDMEHGPNTLESVQLQLQAAAAYDVTTVVRVPANDAVWIKQVLDLGAQSIMVPMISNAAEAEQAVQHASYPPRGNRGVGNALARSGRWNRVDDYLQNAAEHVAVIVQIETATGVDNAREIAAVDGVDAVFVGPSDLAASMGLIGQQTHPDVTAAVGRAFEGVAAARTPVGVNAFAPDAARGYVDAGAAFLLVGADVGLAARGSEALAATFIHDADGSERASY; this comes from the coding sequence ATGTCGCTTCGCTTGACCCCGACCCTCCGGCACCGCCTCGCGGCATCCGACCGCGCGCTGTTCGGCGGCTGGGTGTGCTCCGGATCCCCCGTCATGGCAGAGATCATGGCGGGATCCGGGCTCGACTGGCTGCTGATCGACATGGAGCACGGGCCGAACACGCTCGAGTCCGTGCAGCTGCAGCTGCAGGCGGCGGCCGCCTACGACGTCACGACGGTCGTGCGCGTGCCGGCCAACGACGCGGTGTGGATCAAGCAGGTGCTTGACCTCGGTGCGCAGTCGATCATGGTGCCGATGATCTCGAACGCCGCCGAGGCGGAACAGGCCGTGCAGCACGCGTCCTACCCGCCGCGGGGGAACCGCGGCGTCGGCAACGCGCTCGCGCGCTCGGGCCGCTGGAACCGCGTGGACGACTATCTGCAGAACGCCGCCGAGCACGTGGCGGTGATCGTGCAGATCGAGACGGCGACCGGCGTCGACAACGCGCGTGAGATCGCGGCCGTCGACGGCGTCGACGCCGTCTTCGTCGGCCCGAGCGACCTCGCCGCGTCGATGGGGCTGATCGGACAGCAGACCCACCCTGACGTCACCGCCGCGGTCGGTCGTGCGTTCGAGGGGGTGGCCGCCGCCCGAACCCCGGTCGGCGTCAACGCGTTTGCGCCCGACGCGGCGCGCGGGTACGTCGACGCGGGCGCGGCGTTCCTGCTCGTCGGCGCCGACGTGGGCCTTGCCGCCCGCGGTTCGGAGGCCCTCGCGGCGACGTTCATCCACGATGCGGACGGTTCCGAGCGCGCGTCGTACTGA